The DNA segment aggaaaacatttcagACGCGCAATCGACGGCAACAACTATCGATGGTATACAGAGCGGTATATCCGATGGCGGCTGTAGCCTCAACGCGGACTCCGCAGCCCCCGAAGCCAGCCGATGCCCCCTCTTAATAACAAAACACTGGATTCTCCTTTGGACGATAATGTGAAAAGGATCGCCTTCCTTCCCAAAAACCTCTACGGTTCTGACCCCCCTCGGACGTTTCTCGCCAGCACGCGGGGTTGGAACCTTCGAAGCCAAACACTCCGTTCCTGAATCATACCTCTCTTTAAAAGCGGGCGCCGGACGTTAATCcggtgatgttttttttccgaGATACGGCAACCGTATCAACGAACCAATGAATGATTCTCTTTCATTGGGTGCGATGCGATTTAAAGGTACAGCGTCTAATTTCACTGTAAATGATACTTCGGAGCCTCAATGCACTTTTACCGGCCCTGGAGTCATGGGCTACCTTGATGAAGAGAGAAAACAATGGCTCGGCGGCGCCCCCTGCTGCACGGGGTTCCCTTCGCCATCAGGCCAATGTGCTGTTTCTGGTCTGAAAAGAGGGGGGCAGAATTAAGCACCTCTACAACCCTATTTTTTGGGGAGAAATCATCATCTTTGACGTGTTTACCACTTCTATAAAATGGAGAGAAAATCTCCGGTTGGGTTCTTTAACTCATTATATCTAAATTGCAGTTTTTGAGTGAAATGCAGTATGGGtggtaaaattttaatttttggttatttttttttaatggaacttTAATGgacaagcagttttttttttttaccgcttTTAAAATAACCTCTAGAGataaaaattaatgaaattaaacaaATGACGTACAAATAATCGTCGATGAACGTCATTTGGGTCAGAATTTGATGCGTCCGGAATATCTCATCATGGAAAACCAGAAAAATCCAAGTCGTTGCAGTCGAGACGGATGAATCGCAGTAACGCGGGAAGCGgaaattatggggaaaaaaaagcatagaAATTGGACAGAAGTATCTAGAGTTTTTTTCTATGGCTCCTTAAAATTGAGTCAGTACGATAGTTTTGAATTTTGACGGTAACTGGACTTTTGAGTGAGAAGACGATGATTTTCCCCGTAAAGCGGGACGTTTGGGTAGATCGGAGCAGATTTGGGAGGGTATTCTGAGTCCCCGTTATAAGAATCTGCTGccggatgtgtatatatagctctgttaATTTAAAGTTATGAATGAGATGGCTAgaaatttttttatatgatgttaatatatatagatttgcTCAATATTTCActaatttccaaaaataaagattgcttttttttgtagattctTTTAGAAATTAAGGTACCGggcgtcttttttttatttatttcagaattttaaaaaatgtttatcacACCGGTTGAAAGTGGCTCTGTCCCCGGGGGTGTCCAAGGTTTCTCTGCAGGGGGCCACTTAATCAGGAATGCATGCGCGCTGCACTCATTTTACATTCAGCGGAAATACGGGCTTTTAACCCTGTCTAATGCatgttaatacggggttaacacacgcacacacacccaTAAACATGCTTACATACCCAAAAATATAATGGGCAATGGCTCTAAAATTGATAgtgtattatgacatcataatacattttgatgacataatacattacaatacaaatttaaataacTTGTAACCATGCATAAAATGACATCATCCATACCGTATGCATCATATATTCtaatatacacaaataaaccGCTGGATTCGTTAaatagatttatatttattttgtatacagcAAAATAGACATctgaagcaaagaaaaaaaaaggacgaGAGCGTTGAGCCCGACAAGCGTTGGGTAGATGCAGGACAGTACCACGCAGGGGGGCAAATGTGCAGCACGGCCGGCCCCCGCTCCACCGAGAAGCCGGTAATCTGCTTTCACAAACCGTGACGCCTATGACTTGGTTGGTTATAACACCACGGGTGATTTCTTTTTATGCCCACGTAGTTATAATGCTGCCCCTGACATGGTTGGCATTGGGGGGGAATGCGAGTCTTTGTATGGAATTTTACCAAACATTGCCATTGTTCCGTAAACCTTACTTGGAATGAGGAGGATATTTGGTAATGGTTTGGTCTGAATGGTGTATAAATACAAGCCTAGTCAGTAACATGGTCCCCGAAACCTTTAACCCCCACGTGCAAGAGTCATGAAGCCTGTTTTGTTACTGCAGAGAAGACATCGGGGCAGTTGGGAGCGCAGGGTGGATTAAGAATCGCTTGCTGACATTGTTTGTCGTTGGAGAAGGAGCTCCATCGCCAGCGATCACCATCACGCCATGAATAATAGGACTGGTTTCCCGAGCCCGGTCTTAATAGCCCACAGAACCTACACTCGCCCTGGATCCTACAATCACTCCAAAGCCACAGCAACCGCATCGCTCACACGCCACACTGGATCAAACTAATTAATGTAGGCCATTTAGAGAGCAAGAACAGCGGGACGTCGCCAAGAAAGGCTCTGGGGAGAGGGCAGAAAGACACACGTTTCTCCCAACACAGCAAACATTCACTCAAAGCCCAACTAGATAAATGAGATTAGCATCCAACCACAACGTTATGGCCTATGCAGGCTTCATAAACCATCCAACCACAACGTTATGGCCTATGCAGGCTTCATAAACCATCCAACCACAACGTTATGGCCTATGTAGGCTTCATAAACCATCCAACCACAACATTATGGCCTATGTAGGCTCCATAAACCATCCCACCAGAACATTATGGCCTATGTAGGCTTCATAAACCATCCAACCATAACGTTATGGCCTATGTAGGCTTCATAAACCACCCAACCAGAACATTATGGCCTATGTAGGCTTCATAAACCATCCAACCACAACAGTTGTTGATACTCAAACATCAACCTCTCACCCAAGCAGAAGCAGTAACATCAAAGTCTTCTTTAGACGGCCACCACCTTCACTCACTCTTGACCTAAACCTTGCTCTCAGGGATGAAATCATCCATTGAATCTTTTGCTTGCGTAACTTCCATGTCTGACATTTCGGGCTGCCCTGAATACGGAAAGAGAAATTTCCTTCATATAACTGCCCATTTAGGCACCGCGTTTGGAATGTCAGCCATTTTGAACTGAGCTTAGCTTTACTAATGAATTCAATAAACAGAATAAGCAAAGGGGTCCATAACAATGGGCACACAATACAGACCCCATAGGATTATTCCTCGTCCGTGCCAAACCTAACACTCATCTTCCCCCAAGAGGGCATATGGATTTGTGTCCACCATCTTGGTTTTGACCACCTTCTTGACGGTAGACTGTGTTGGgacctcttcttcatcttcttcctcgTCAGCATCACGGTCCCTCTCTTCTGTCTCCTCGCCAGAACTGGAGAtttcctcttcctcatcctcctcgtcttcctccCCACCTGAGTCGGAGTCACTGTTGGGGTGGCCTTGAGCCTGAGAATGGGCTACCATCTCCTGAGTGTCTGGATGCTGCTCCCAGGCCTCTGagggaagcagaagaagacaATGAGCGAGAGACCCTATATTAAAGCATCCAGTTGAATAAACAGAGAAGCTGGAGTTACCCTTCTGCTGCGAGTAGCCCGGGGGTCTCATACACAAGCAGAGCCGTCCATCCACGGCAAGGCGCAGGAGGCTGTTGGCAGCCCGGTATGTGTCGCTGCGAGATGCCTTTGCCGTCTTATAGCCTCGCTTATCTGCCCAGGCTGAGAGGGAAAAAGAGCAAGAAAGTTAGAGACCCCTCAAAATGTGATCCACAGAGAGCAGGTCGAAGGGGAAATCGCTGCCGGGGGGAGTCACTCACCTTCACATATGATCCAGGCAGTCCAGCCGCTCTTTGTCGCATCAGGGTGGGAAAGCTTTAGAAGCTGGGGGACGGGTATTCGGCACGCAAGGTACCCGACGGAGGTATACGGCTCTTGAATCTGAGCAATGGGGTAGATGCCGGCCAGAAGCTGTGAaaagagagggggggggttCACGGAGCGTGATGTCACACCGgccaaatattttataaaaactttAGCCTATTTATTATAAAAGATACCTTTTCATACGCACGGTTGCTTTTAactgtttttggtgtttttatgaAATGGGATCTGTCAAATTGCATAAAACCTACACAATAAACACGTGTAACGGGTTAACATACATATGCTGTAAAACGCACCCTATGTGCATAACACGGAAGCAGCCGTCTTAACCCGCTGTTCTCATTATTCTCCTTCCATCAAATTATCTCTCACCTATTAAAACGCTGATTGATTCTGATTGGTTCAGGAAGCGGGGGGcggggagagaacttcaggataGTAAGTCCATTAGataaaaatattgtgtgtgtagttttaataaatcgaggctggggcatataaatatatttatatattgtgtgtggggtgggggggaccCGCGATTTTCTTTCGAACATAAACCAACCTGGTGCTGCCTGTCCACCAGAGACGGGAAGATGAGTCCCGGGCAGTCGCAGAGACGCACGGTGGGCGTCAGGAAATACGTTTGGAAGTACTTGGTGTGGCCCGGGGTCCGTGAAACGCTGACAATCTTCCTGCCGACGAGGCCGTTAATGAGAGACGATTTACCCACATTGGGGAACCCTGCAGAAAACATCACATCAGTTCAACGCATGTCGGAGATGGGGCGCCACATCGCCTTGGATTGTAAAATAAGATGGGATGTTGATACAATTGTATTCAGTTTATTTAGTAAATCATGAGTTTTAGGAGTCCCTCCATTTATGCACTGCAAATACCAGCACCCTCAGCCATCTGATCTTAGATACGCCAGGCTCCCCACTCACCCAGACAGCCGATGCTCAGGACCCCATCTTTGTACAGCTCTCGGCTGGGCGTCCCCAGCTCTGCATCTGAGATCTGCTGACAGATAACGGCATCCCCGATATCGTGGTCCTTGTCCACATTCTCCCCGTCTTCGCTTGCCGGGTTACACAGCGCCGACGAGTCTCTCTCGATTTTCTCTCTCCAGCTTGTGAGGTCCACTGAAGAGAGAAGAAATAAATGGAGGAATAGGCATCAGGGATATATTAAAGCGAgccagtataaaataaaacaaccgGCCACCTAAGATTATTAGCTTATCATTACCTTTCCCGGCCGTGATAACCTCGCAGGCTCTCAGGAGCTGTTTGGGGCCAAGGGCGCTGCTCCACAAACGGCGTCTCTTCCTGCGCTTCTTGAAAACTGTCggggacagaaaaaaaaaaaaggcaccacGGAAGTTTAAAATTCAAACAAAAGacaaagcagagtgtaagataaaCATGGAGTCCCGGAAGACGGCACGGGGAGAAGGTAATCGGAAGGACCGGACTTCACTCACCTGCAGACGGGTCCTGCTCATCCTCGGGGTGCCGGGGGTAAGAGGTGAAACAGACGACGTGAACTTGTGGGAACTTGGTCTGAAAGTAATGCTTCCAGGCGGCCACCAGTGGCGGGGGACACAGATCAGTCTTATTGAGGACAAGAATCAGGGACCTTCCCAAATCCTGAGTCACGTAGTCATAGAGGGCCGGGGAGAAGTGCAGCACCTGACAGCGATATTCAGTATTACATCACGCGTGACCGTATAGCAGAGACATGCGGGGTGGTGTAGTACATCAGACACGGAGTCAGTATAATTACCGGGTGGCGGATGTCTGTTATCAGCAGCACAATGTCTGACATCTCTAGGACCCTCCAGAGCTGGCGCCATGTCTGAAAGACAaaaggagcgagagagagaattaTAGGTAGGAacggtcaggagcagagagatGGGAAATCATGTAACGCAGATCAAGAAACCGCAGCGGCCTTgatacagcgctacagaatttgatggcgatagataaaacaataaataataataataataatatggctgAAAGCGAGGGCGGGGGAGAGAAGAACGATTGTGAATAATACAGAAAGGATGTTTTTCGGCAGGTTTTGATGGGTTGGAGTCTCACCTCCAGGTTGTGGTCGAAGTAGCTCAGCTCCTGGGGGCTGTGTTTCTCATAGATCTTCAGCAGGTAGTCCTTGAAAGCCTTTTCTTCTTGCGTTTGTACCTGTTCCTTGCTCATCTGATAGCTCCAGGCCGGTCTCTTGGGAAAATCCAGCACTGGTTTagagaaaaaggggaaaaaagtatGTTTAAAAATAGGGTGCTCCCTATGTCTAAGTATCAGCTTTGATCCACCTCAGCAGCATTAACAATATGGGGTCTGTTCAACTAAATGCTGTTCCCACTAAGACATTCTAAAAACCAGTGGCTGCAGTTTTTATGGGAACCAACGGCTCAAGATGTCTGCACAACGCATCCTTCACAAGCAATTCTCTCCCAAACCGTCTGATATATCATCAACTTAAATGAGAAAATAGAAACCAATTCCTTGAATAATTCCGAGAAGACGTGGTTTCCTCGCTTGAGAAGAACATCTCATTAGGGAACAGACAAGGAACGCATTCCTAAAGGAGTCAAAGGCAAGACCGTACTCTGCTGAGCAGGCTGGAGTATCGGAGGCTGGCACTGATCGGCGGGAAATACAGAGATATAGATTTCCTATTAACTTTCTGCGGAGCTGGAATTGCCCGTCTCCGGTATTCGGGGAGCCGGATAAAGCTGAAACACCCTTACGTGGGATCAATCTCAATAGCCATGAAATGGGAAGAGGTGATGAAAACCAGAGCATGAAGGATTGGGGAGGGATGATGGGAATGGGAGTGCTGGTGTCCTTGGATCAGCATTGGGTTGAGTAGGGCTGCGTGTGCCAATGTCCGCTGAATAACATGAGAAGGCAGACACTTCTCTGATTGGTCTCCCTTCACCATAAGTTAACATGGAGAATGTAGGCCCTTCTCCTATCGGTCTTCCTCCCAGGAGAGGGGAGGCATTACCCCTGACCCAGGGGTGTGCAACAATCTGCCTCTCCCGAGGGACATTAAAACAATAGCCAGGGAACCCAGCTAAAGACCccgtaacacaaaaaaaaaaaaaaaaaaaaaaaacttaccagaCCCCGGTCTGTAGATTTCATCAATGTCTATTTCTAGCTCAGTCTCCGGGACAGACTGCAGAATCTTTTCTTGAGCGATTTTCTTTCTTCGCTCAATTTCATCtttgctctctctctcaaaCTGAAGTCTGTACCTGAATCAGACACAATAAGCAGGCGTCACCCAACGGAACCAACTCCGATATCCAGACAATAATGAAGCGGGCTTGAGACTGTCACTATTTGCCCGCCATGTCTTGTACACGTCACGTGTAACTGTAACTAATGTTTACCTAATGACAGATAATCCTGGGGAGAAATCTCATACAATCTAGGCTTAAAGTATCCAAATCTTACAGCATGCAGACCATTCCTAGATATATATTAACAAGTCAGCCGTACATAGATCAAATGTATAGGACTATACCATTGTCGTTAAATACAGGGGTATCCCACCAAAATGCACCCACGCACCTGTTTGGGTCATATCCTTTCTCTCCAGGTCTGAGGACGTGGGGTTGTTGATTGATGCGTCTGACTTGAGGTCTGATGTTTTCACTGTCTGATGTATCCGTATTCTCCTCGCCGCGCTCTCTGCTCTGACTCCGGCTGTTGGACTCGGACCGCCCGGCCTCATTCGGCCCTGAAAAGAAGCAAAAACTGGGGATGAAACGGGATTAATATACAGCAGCAAGATTTATACTTAACGGGCAAAGGTTTGCTGGAGTAAACTTTAAATTCAAGCATAATGAACCACAGGCATTGAAGGCAAGCGC comes from the Spea bombifrons isolate aSpeBom1 chromosome 8, aSpeBom1.2.pri, whole genome shotgun sequence genome and includes:
- the GNL1 gene encoding guanine nucleotide-binding protein-like 1, whose amino-acid sequence is MPRKKPFSNKQKKRQLQDKRERKRGPNEAGRSESNSRSQSRERGEENTDTSDSENIRPQVRRINQQPHVLRPGEKGYDPNRYRLQFERESKDEIERRKKIAQEKILQSVPETELEIDIDEIYRPGSVLDFPKRPAWSYQMSKEQVQTQEEKAFKDYLLKIYEKHSPQELSYFDHNLETWRQLWRVLEMSDIVLLITDIRHPVLHFSPALYDYVTQDLGRSLILVLNKTDLCPPPLVAAWKHYFQTKFPQVHVVCFTSYPRHPEDEQDPSAVFKKRRKRRRLWSSALGPKQLLRACEVITAGKVDLTSWREKIERDSSALCNPASEDGENVDKDHDIGDAVICQQISDAELGTPSRELYKDGVLSIGCLGFPNVGKSSLINGLVGRKIVSVSRTPGHTKYFQTYFLTPTVRLCDCPGLIFPSLVDRQHQLLAGIYPIAQIQEPYTSVGYLACRIPVPQLLKLSHPDATKSGWTAWIICEAWADKRGYKTAKASRSDTYRAANSLLRLAVDGRLCLCMRPPGYSQQKEAWEQHPDTQEMVAHSQAQGHPNSDSDSGGEEDEEDEEEEISSSGEETEERDRDADEEEDEEEVPTQSTVKKVVKTKMVDTNPYALLGEDEC